In the Penaeus chinensis breed Huanghai No. 1 chromosome 31, ASM1920278v2, whole genome shotgun sequence genome, one interval contains:
- the LOC125042014 gene encoding cuticle protein 21-like, with product MTGTDANETRLVCPPYGSSRVSSHAAGVAKQRLDYSLTLSFFRLQIAVVVFLALAAPLCLAAPQGYNYAAPAPAPAPAPAPAPAPAPAPAPYNYAAPAPAPAPTPAPAPYNYAYSVGAVDGLGQPVQFGHQEGREGATTAGRYFVLLPDGRLMTVDYYADHTGFHPTYSFQAALPAAAAGGQAALAAPSGLYAAPGGR from the coding sequence GTTAGTTTGTCCTCCCTATGGGTCATCACGCGTCTCTTCGCACGCTGCGGGCGTGGCTAAACAGCGTCTGGattattcattaacattatctttttttcgtcttcagaTCGCCGTCGTCGTGTTCCTGGCTCTCGCTGCCCCCTTGTGCCTGGCAGCCCCCCAGGGGTACAACTATGCTGCCCCCGctcctgctcctgcccctgcccctgcccctgcccctgctcctgcccctgcccccgcgCCCTACAACTACGCTGCCCCcgctcctgcccctgcccccacccctgcccccgcGCCCTACAACTACGCGTACAGCGTGGGCGCCGTGGACGGCCTGGGCCAGCCCGTCCAGTTCGGCCACCAGGAAGGGCGCGAGGGCGCCACGACCGCCGGCAGGTACTTCGTGCTGCTGCCGGACGGCCGCCTCATGACCGTCGACTACTACGCCGACCACACGGGCTTCCACCCCACCTACTCCTTCCAGGCCGCCCTCCCCGCGGCCGCCGCCGGGGGCcaggccgccctcgccgccccctcCGGCCTCTACGCCGCCCCCGGGGGCAGGTAA